The following coding sequences are from one Coffea arabica cultivar ET-39 chromosome 11e, Coffea Arabica ET-39 HiFi, whole genome shotgun sequence window:
- the LOC140021239 gene encoding uncharacterized protein: protein MDFVSGLPRTQKGHDAIRVIVDRLTKSAHFLPINMKYSLEKLAQLYIDEIVRLHGIPVSIVSDRDRRGKKGLDPTAIPWIEDAYEKVKVIHQKLQTAQSRQKSYADNRRKDLEFEVGDKILLKKYHPDSTHVLKPEEIDIDESLTYEERLVRILDRKAKELRTKQIPLVKVLWRKHEVEEATWEAEEDIRAK from the exons atggatttcgtGTCAGGGTTACCTCGTACCCAGAAAGGGCATGACGCCATTCGGGTAATAGTAGACAGGTTAACTAAGTCTGCTCATTTCTTGCCTATAAATATGAAATACTCTTTGGAGAAATTGGCCCAACTGTACATAGATGAGATCGTGAGGTTGCATGGGATCCCCGTAAGTATTGTTTCTGACAGAGACCGGCG gggaaAGAAGGGTTTAGACCCAACTGCCATACCATGGATCGAGGACGCTTATGAAAAGGTAAAGGTGATACATCAGAAGCTTCAGACAGCTCAAAGTCGACAGAAGAGTTATGCTGATAATCGACGAaaggacttggagtttgaagttggggacAAGATACTCTTGAAG aagtatcatccagactcCACTCATGTACTGAAACCAGAAGAAATTGACATTGATGAATCTCTAACTTATGAAGAAAGGCTGGTACGGATTTTAGATCGAAAAGCGAAGGAATTGAGAACTAAACAGATACCCTTAGTTAAAGTTTTGTGGAGGAAGCACGAggtggaggaagctacttgggaagcGGAAGAGGACATTCGCGCCAAGTAG